The proteins below come from a single Streptomyces sp. M92 genomic window:
- a CDS encoding AI-2E family transporter: MSRVPGWLGRLGAGLTQMSERLEQRREEARGEGPDGEPSPAAHHAPTSRQDPSPEHATAPQHQLVAQSRPDPAQAVPWGVRVAAEAGWRLLVLAGTVWVLMRVISAVQLVVLAFVAALLITALLQPTVARLRRLGVPRGPATALTAILGFVVMGLIGWFVTWQVMENIDNLSDQVQDGIDELRNWLLNSPFHVTDKQINEIAKNLREAVGANTDQITSAGLEGVTVVVEALTGILLAAFSTLFLLYDGKRIWQWTLKLVPAAARPGVAGAGPRAWRTLTAYVRGTVIVALIDAIFIGLGIYFLDVPMAVPLAVFIFLFAFIPLVGAVISGALAVVVALVTQGVFAAVMTLVVVLAVQQIEGHILQPFILGRAVRVHPLAVVLSVATGGMVAGIGGAVVAVPLVAVTNTVVGYLRAYSREAAVRQAPKPHGATSTHTSPATSGGSGGSGAAAGAGTEAPVKDVSRTMTKDTANDTARDTGDGPPAGASPG; encoded by the coding sequence ATGTCGCGAGTGCCAGGGTGGCTCGGCCGGCTCGGCGCCGGACTGACGCAGATGAGCGAGCGGTTGGAGCAGCGCCGCGAGGAGGCGCGGGGAGAGGGCCCCGACGGCGAACCGTCACCGGCCGCCCACCACGCGCCGACGTCGCGGCAGGACCCGTCCCCGGAGCACGCCACCGCACCGCAGCACCAGCTCGTGGCCCAGAGCCGTCCCGATCCCGCGCAGGCCGTCCCCTGGGGCGTACGGGTCGCGGCGGAGGCCGGGTGGCGGCTGTTGGTCCTGGCGGGGACCGTGTGGGTGCTGATGCGGGTGATCAGCGCGGTCCAGCTGGTGGTGCTGGCGTTCGTGGCCGCGCTGCTGATCACGGCGCTGCTCCAGCCGACCGTGGCACGGCTGCGGCGGCTCGGGGTGCCGCGGGGGCCGGCCACCGCGCTCACCGCGATCCTCGGGTTCGTGGTGATGGGGCTGATCGGCTGGTTCGTGACCTGGCAGGTCATGGAGAACATCGACAACCTCTCCGACCAGGTCCAGGACGGCATCGACGAGCTGCGCAACTGGCTGCTGAACAGCCCCTTCCACGTCACCGACAAGCAGATCAACGAGATCGCCAAGAACCTGCGCGAGGCGGTCGGCGCCAACACCGACCAGATAACGTCCGCCGGTCTGGAGGGCGTCACGGTCGTCGTCGAGGCGCTCACCGGCATCCTGCTGGCCGCGTTCTCGACGCTCTTCCTGCTCTACGACGGCAAGCGCATCTGGCAGTGGACGCTGAAGCTGGTGCCGGCGGCGGCCCGGCCGGGCGTGGCCGGTGCCGGCCCGCGCGCGTGGCGGACGCTGACCGCGTACGTGCGCGGCACGGTGATCGTGGCGCTGATCGACGCCATCTTCATCGGTCTCGGCATCTACTTCCTGGACGTGCCGATGGCCGTCCCGCTGGCCGTGTTCATCTTCCTGTTCGCCTTCATCCCGCTGGTCGGCGCGGTGATCTCGGGAGCGCTCGCGGTGGTCGTGGCGCTGGTGACGCAGGGCGTGTTCGCGGCCGTCATGACGCTCGTCGTGGTGCTGGCGGTGCAGCAGATCGAGGGGCACATCCTCCAGCCGTTCATCCTGGGGCGCGCGGTGCGGGTCCATCCGCTGGCGGTGGTGCTGTCGGTGGCCACGGGCGGCATGGTGGCCGGCATCGGCGGCGCGGTGGTCGCCGTACCGCTGGTGGCGGTGACGAACACGGTCGTCGGCTATCTGCGGGCGTACTCCCGGGAGGCCGCGGTACGACAGGCGCCGAAGCCGCACGGCGCGACGTCCACGCACACGTCCCCGGCGACGTCGGGGGGGTCCGGGGGCTCCGGGGCCGCGGCGGGCGCGGGCACGGAAGCGCCGGTGAAGGACGTGTCGAGGACCATGACGAAGGACACGGCGAACGACACGGCGAGGGACACGGGAGACGGGCCGCCCGCGGGCGCCTCACCCGGCTAG
- a CDS encoding alkyl hydroperoxide reductase, with protein sequence MSLDSLKSAVPDYAKDLKLNLGSVIGNSDLPAQQLWGTVLATAIASRSPIVLRELEPEAKANLTPEAYSAAKSAAAIMAMNNVFYRTRHLLSDHEYGTLRAGLRMNVIGNPGVDKVDFELWSFAVSAINGCGMCLDSHEQVLRKAGVDRETIQEAFKIAAVVEAVGATLDAEAVLAAQ encoded by the coding sequence GTGTCCCTCGACTCCCTGAAGTCCGCCGTACCGGACTACGCCAAGGACCTGAAGCTCAACCTGGGCTCGGTCATCGGCAACTCCGACCTCCCGGCGCAGCAGCTGTGGGGCACCGTGCTGGCGACCGCCATCGCCTCGCGCTCCCCCATCGTCCTGCGCGAGCTGGAGCCGGAGGCGAAGGCGAACCTCACGCCCGAGGCGTACTCGGCCGCCAAGTCGGCCGCCGCCATCATGGCGATGAACAACGTCTTCTACCGCACCCGGCACCTGCTGTCGGACCACGAGTACGGCACCCTGCGCGCCGGACTGCGGATGAACGTCATCGGCAACCCGGGTGTCGACAAGGTCGACTTCGAGCTGTGGTCGTTCGCGGTGTCCGCCATCAACGGCTGCGGCATGTGCCTGGACTCGCACGAGCAGGTGCTCCGCAAGGCCGGTGTGGACCGCGAGACGATCCAGGAGGCGTTCAAGATCGCCGCCGTGGTCGAGGCCGTCGGCGCCACGCTGGACGCGGAGGCCGTGCTGGCCGCGCAGTAG
- a CDS encoding peroxiredoxin: MLTVGDKFPEFDLTACVSLEKGKEFEQINHKTYEGKWKVVFAWPKDFTFVCPTEIAAFGKLNDEFADRDAQILGFSGDSEFVHHAWRKDHPDLTDLPFPMMADSKHELMRDLGIEGEDGFAQRAVFIVDQNNEIQFTMVTAGSVGRNPKEVLRVLDALQTDELCPCNWSKGDETLDPVALLSGE; encoded by the coding sequence GTGCTCACTGTCGGTGACAAGTTCCCCGAGTTCGATCTGACTGCCTGTGTCTCGCTGGAGAAGGGCAAGGAGTTCGAGCAGATCAACCACAAGACCTACGAGGGCAAGTGGAAGGTCGTCTTCGCCTGGCCCAAGGACTTCACCTTCGTGTGCCCGACCGAGATCGCCGCCTTCGGCAAGCTGAACGACGAGTTCGCCGACCGTGACGCGCAGATCCTCGGCTTCTCCGGCGACTCCGAGTTCGTGCACCACGCCTGGCGCAAGGACCACCCGGACCTGACCGACCTGCCCTTCCCGATGATGGCCGACTCGAAGCACGAGCTCATGCGTGACCTCGGCATCGAGGGCGAGGACGGCTTCGCGCAGCGCGCGGTCTTCATCGTGGACCAGAACAACGAGATCCAGTTCACGATGGTCACCGCCGGCTCCGTCGGCCGTAACCCCAAGGAGGTCCTGCGGGTCCTCGACGCCCTGCAGACCGACGAGCTCTGCCCGTGCAACTGGAGCAAGGGCGACGAGACCCTGGACCCGGTCGCGCTGCTGTCGGGGGAGTGA